A single window of Candidatus Rhabdochlamydia oedothoracis DNA harbors:
- a CDS encoding phosphatase PAP2 family protein: MTTSYKLRSLFLLQTLLALLLASLLWPKAAIYWQKLDIAFFKLVNQSLLDSHYWQVFWACANHKYADWVEDLCILVFFTVWIQKSPYSLRKIRIAQLLFCILYIAFILFFVNCMLFRNFISIPRPSPSLVVENSVMLSQEIPWMKIKDVSKTSFPGDHATTALLFAASFSYLAGWRFAIVAWFYAGFLCIPRLITGAHWLSDVVVGSGGITLFFLSIAFCTPLAHSISSYFIRIFNKKQIANN; encoded by the coding sequence ATGACCACCTCATATAAACTCAGATCCCTTTTTCTTTTACAAACTCTTCTAGCGCTTTTACTAGCAAGCTTATTGTGGCCCAAAGCAGCTATCTATTGGCAAAAGCTAGACATTGCATTTTTTAAACTGGTCAATCAATCTCTATTAGATAGTCACTATTGGCAAGTATTTTGGGCTTGCGCAAATCACAAATATGCAGACTGGGTAGAAGATCTATGCATATTGGTATTTTTCACTGTATGGATACAAAAATCTCCGTATTCTTTACGTAAAATACGTATCGCACAATTGCTCTTTTGCATTTTATATATTGCTTTTATTCTCTTCTTTGTAAATTGTATGCTTTTTCGTAATTTTATTTCCATACCAAGACCTAGTCCTTCTTTAGTAGTTGAAAATAGCGTAATGCTATCACAGGAAATCCCTTGGATGAAAATCAAAGATGTATCTAAAACAAGCTTCCCGGGAGACCATGCCACAACAGCCTTGCTTTTTGCCGCTAGCTTCTCTTATTTAGCTGGTTGGCGTTTTGCCATTGTAGCTTGGTTCTATGCTGGTTTTCTTTGTATACCTAGGTTGATCACAGGCGCTCATTGGCTCTCTGATGTGGTTGTGGGTAGTGGTGGAATTACTTTATTTTTCTTAAGCATTGCCTTCTGCACCCCATTAGCTCATAGCATAAGCTCTTATTTTATACGTATATTTAATAAAAAGCAGATAGCAAATAACTAA
- a CDS encoding LptF/LptG family permease, whose protein sequence is MKIWQRYLIREISSFFFLFLGCFYSIYALIDYSLHMQDFMQDTKITFSHMFLYYLFEFIKRADLLIPLGVLITTIKVLFALKTRGELVALRASGLSLKVILRPFFYLAIALALFNYMSNEWILPSSLTFVDQFQEQHWKSSSKDSHLYMMSLSDQSKLIYQAKDPQKQLLTDVFWIRSADEIWRMKSLCYDLKQPIGFFVDQLKRNSKGHFEKVESFEKYLFTLFKGLLENYKPPLSLENQKISTLFKDLVKKRVSPYEYPIALSYFLLKITMPLLSLLAVLAIAPFCISHRRSFPIFLTYALALFGFIAFFTLLDAALILSENETISAFYAILMPFCICFSLFSYRYFKRVQ, encoded by the coding sequence GTGAAAATTTGGCAACGCTATCTCATCCGAGAAATAAGCAGTTTTTTCTTTCTTTTTTTAGGCTGCTTTTACTCCATCTATGCATTAATAGATTATTCTTTACACATGCAAGACTTTATGCAAGACACAAAAATTACTTTTTCTCATATGTTTTTATATTATCTATTTGAATTCATTAAAAGAGCTGACTTATTGATTCCCCTAGGTGTTTTAATCACTACGATAAAGGTGTTATTTGCACTCAAGACAAGGGGGGAATTGGTGGCTCTAAGAGCTTCCGGTTTATCTTTAAAAGTGATTCTACGCCCTTTCTTTTATCTAGCTATTGCTTTAGCTCTTTTCAATTATATGAGTAATGAATGGATACTTCCTTCTAGTTTAACTTTTGTCGATCAATTCCAAGAACAGCATTGGAAATCCTCTTCTAAAGATAGCCATCTTTACATGATGTCTTTATCTGACCAATCTAAACTCATTTATCAAGCTAAAGACCCTCAAAAACAACTACTAACCGATGTATTTTGGATCCGCAGTGCTGACGAAATTTGGCGCATGAAATCTCTTTGTTATGATCTAAAACAGCCCATAGGGTTTTTTGTAGACCAGCTTAAGCGAAATAGTAAAGGGCATTTTGAAAAAGTAGAGTCTTTTGAAAAATACCTTTTTACCTTATTTAAAGGCCTTCTAGAAAATTACAAACCACCTCTTTCTCTAGAGAATCAAAAGATCAGCACTCTGTTTAAAGACTTAGTTAAAAAGAGAGTAAGCCCTTACGAATATCCTATAGCTCTTTCTTATTTCTTATTGAAAATTACTATGCCTCTTTTATCTTTATTAGCGGTTCTTGCCATTGCCCCCTTTTGCATAAGTCATAGACGCTCTTTCCCTATCTTTTTAACCTATGCTTTGGCCCTATTTGGATTTATTGCTTTTTTTACTCTACTAGATGCAGCTCTAATTTTAAGCGAAAATGAAACCATTTCTGCTTTTTATGCAATCCTTATGCCTTTTTGCATTTGCTTTAGTCTATTTTCCTACCGATACTTTAAGAGAGTACAATGA
- a CDS encoding LptF/LptG family permease, which translates to MPILWRYLLRNYFQVFFLCVSAFISVLLVLRFQEIARFITSEASFTKIILFSLYQIPYILPIAIPISCLISSILLLQRLSYHQEITALRMVGLSLQKIVSPILASGFLLVLLNAMIAFELAPICRSKARMLIYETVTFNPLFILQKESPVKLKNMYIDLQVSKGATSAEDVIIAINNSSNKRLSLFSFRNLSLVNEELEGSAISYISSFDSKQEQGFDHLMIENQDHMKIKAIQLGQFMQHTNWLSHHDYLTLRMLLAKESLEAHSKIPKKILIEIAKRISIAFAAFTFTLIGTYLGLQIGRNQSKKKILWAISLVAFFMLCFIIAKSMYPNALLAISLLLIPHLLIVCASYRQLKLVSKGIE; encoded by the coding sequence ATGCCCATTTTATGGCGCTATTTATTGCGCAACTACTTCCAAGTTTTCTTTCTTTGTGTAAGCGCATTTATTAGTGTATTACTTGTGCTTCGTTTTCAAGAAATTGCTAGATTTATCACATCTGAAGCTTCTTTTACCAAGATTATTCTATTCTCTCTATATCAAATCCCCTATATTTTGCCGATTGCTATTCCTATTTCTTGCCTAATCTCTTCCATTTTGCTTCTTCAAAGGCTGAGCTATCATCAAGAAATTACAGCTTTACGTATGGTTGGCCTTAGCCTGCAAAAAATTGTAAGCCCCATTTTAGCTTCAGGATTTCTATTGGTTTTGCTCAATGCTATGATTGCTTTTGAATTAGCCCCCATTTGTCGCAGCAAAGCAAGAATGCTCATCTACGAAACAGTAACTTTTAATCCTTTATTTATTTTACAAAAAGAAAGCCCTGTCAAACTTAAAAATATGTATATAGACCTGCAGGTCTCCAAAGGAGCTACGTCTGCAGAGGATGTTATTATTGCTATTAACAATAGCTCTAACAAGCGCCTTAGCTTGTTTTCTTTCAGAAATCTCTCTTTGGTTAATGAAGAATTAGAAGGAAGTGCAATCTCTTATATTTCTTCTTTTGATTCCAAACAAGAGCAGGGTTTTGATCATCTTATGATTGAAAATCAAGATCACATGAAAATAAAGGCCATTCAGCTTGGTCAGTTTATGCAGCATACAAATTGGTTATCTCATCACGATTACCTAACATTGCGTATGCTCCTGGCAAAAGAGAGCTTAGAAGCACATTCTAAAATACCCAAGAAAATACTCATTGAAATAGCTAAACGAATCTCCATCGCTTTTGCCGCGTTTACCTTTACATTGATTGGCACCTACCTAGGGCTGCAGATTGGTCGCAATCAATCCAAGAAAAAAATCTTGTGGGCTATTTCTTTAGTAGCTTTTTTTATGTTATGTTTTATTATTGCTAAATCCATGTATCCTAACGCGCTTTTAGCTATTAGCCTATTACTCATCCCCCACCTTTTAATAGTTTGTGCTAGCTATAGACAGCTAAAATTGGTTTCTAAAGGGATTGAATAA
- the tilS gene encoding tRNA lysidine(34) synthetase TilS, producing the protein MLKIKDPLKTVKDFLKSKNASNQPILMGYSGGCDSKALLYLSLECSLLFKFSLCVAHIDHGWREESGKQAKMLQEEVEELGLPFYLKVLHFEDFEKKNLEQQGREKRLQFFKELYQKLDCQALLLAHQAEDQAEVVLKRICEGAHLTSLRGMQPDMRLEEMRIWRPLLPVSKKTLRSWLEKRSLVSIEDPTNENSQFLRARMRKEIFPELSRLFGKEIAGNLCKLGKQAQELDSYFYQKNLILFTTQKEDCSKVEWDLNPFLPLDRVELHYAVKQWLRMQKVILPSSFMDIIMEFVVKNKIKKEFIYKEKLLKIDSGRLILIKNSIKK; encoded by the coding sequence ATGTTAAAGATAAAAGACCCGCTTAAAACCGTAAAAGATTTTCTAAAATCCAAAAATGCATCTAACCAACCTATTTTAATGGGTTATTCAGGAGGATGTGATTCTAAAGCTTTGCTTTACTTAAGCTTAGAATGTTCTTTATTATTCAAATTTTCCCTCTGTGTGGCTCATATTGATCATGGATGGCGAGAAGAGAGCGGTAAACAGGCTAAAATGCTGCAAGAAGAAGTAGAAGAGCTTGGATTGCCCTTTTACTTAAAAGTTTTACATTTTGAAGATTTTGAAAAAAAAAATCTAGAACAACAGGGTCGAGAAAAAAGATTACAGTTTTTTAAAGAACTTTATCAAAAATTAGATTGTCAGGCTCTTTTGTTAGCACATCAAGCAGAAGATCAAGCAGAAGTTGTTTTAAAAAGAATCTGTGAAGGAGCTCATCTTACGTCACTTCGTGGAATGCAACCAGATATGAGATTAGAAGAAATGCGTATTTGGCGTCCTCTACTCCCGGTTTCTAAAAAAACTCTTCGTAGTTGGTTAGAAAAAAGGTCTCTTGTTTCTATAGAAGATCCTACAAATGAGAACTCTCAATTTTTAAGAGCAAGAATGCGCAAAGAGATTTTTCCGGAATTAAGTCGCCTTTTTGGTAAGGAAATTGCTGGAAATCTTTGTAAATTAGGAAAGCAAGCACAAGAACTAGATAGCTATTTTTATCAAAAAAATCTTATCTTATTCACAACGCAAAAAGAAGATTGCAGCAAAGTAGAATGGGATTTAAATCCCTTTCTGCCTTTAGATAGAGTGGAACTCCATTATGCTGTTAAACAATGGTTGCGCATGCAGAAAGTGATATTACCTAGTTCTTTTATGGATATAATCATGGAATTTGTAGTAAAAAATAAAATTAAAAAAGAATTTATTTATAAGGAAAAATTATTAAAAATTGATTCCGGGCGGCTTATTTTAATAAAAAATAGTATAAAAAAATAG
- the ftsH gene encoding ATP-dependent zinc metalloprotease FtsH, translated as MNNDNLKPESSPKKSLPGGFFILLLAAVLVILTIQNLQDDKAAKVSFSYQVEHLVNLDLIQKDESRKAALNDNLVTFTGRFKDKQSDEAKGHYRYLELLYLNHELSGKKEELASGIGQSKRLVEESADLLLRLSGQPIPKEGYVVIDPIYNTPNENHSVVIKSVSNQGLISLNDLEKIFPLLSRETNPTETATFGKDLLTLIERFRSPALGIGNEKMKQQLKELYQEVNQASSLTPQEQISIYRSALTSLDQLVSELNQEQQNVCLLQLRSVRNYKTQLEDYASVLSLLEKNEAQFEKSRQNVANVTWYFNNQELSTRMLEKQDPEVYAHWFSQAKQEWDNFGVNKGAVFKAPDQPRNLVLEKTFKSEEPSPNYFSYILTILPVVLVVAVLYFIFSRQMKGVGTNAMNFGKSPARLLTKDKNKFTFKDVAGCEEAKEELQEIVDFLKEPGKFTALGARIPKGVLMVGAPGTGKTLIAKAVAGEADRPFFFISGSDFVEMFVGVGASRIRDLFDQAKKSAPCIIFIDEIDAVGRHRGSGIGGGHDEREQTLNQLLVEMDGFDTNEGVILIAATNRPDVLDKALLRPGRFDRRIVIDLSDIKGRYEILKVHARKIKLDPTVDLMNIARNTPGSSGADLANILNEAALLSARKGRYAVTAADAAEACDKVRYGKERRSLEISQNEKKTTAYHEAGHTAVALFVKHSDPVDKVTIIPRGLSLGATHFMPKKNKLSYWKKELLDELAVLMGGRIAEEIFIGDISSGAQMDISQATRLARRMVCAWGMNEKLGTVAYDKGSDNGQYIGVSNYHEKSYSEATAEAIDEEVKKILHEANEKATQIISEKKDGLQRLAEALVEYETVNGEEARALIDGTFDIEKKKQSLEEEKLQKKVPPPPQISSDRTFPISDSPSSQQI; from the coding sequence ATGAATAATGACAATTTAAAACCAGAATCTAGTCCTAAAAAAAGCTTGCCAGGAGGATTTTTTATTCTACTACTAGCAGCCGTCTTAGTGATTTTGACCATTCAGAATTTACAGGACGATAAAGCTGCTAAAGTTTCTTTTAGTTATCAGGTAGAGCATCTTGTGAATTTGGATCTGATCCAAAAAGACGAGAGCCGTAAAGCAGCATTAAATGATAATTTAGTGACCTTTACCGGCAGGTTTAAGGACAAACAAAGCGATGAAGCAAAAGGCCATTATCGCTACCTTGAACTTCTTTATTTAAATCATGAACTTAGCGGAAAAAAAGAAGAACTTGCTTCTGGGATTGGTCAATCAAAAAGACTAGTGGAAGAATCAGCAGATCTATTACTCCGCTTAAGTGGGCAGCCGATTCCCAAAGAGGGATATGTTGTCATAGACCCTATTTATAATACTCCTAATGAAAACCATAGCGTTGTCATTAAATCCGTTTCCAATCAAGGATTAATAAGTCTTAATGACCTAGAAAAAATATTTCCCTTGCTCTCTCGAGAAACAAACCCCACAGAAACCGCTACTTTTGGTAAAGATTTACTGACCTTGATTGAGAGGTTTCGCTCTCCAGCTCTTGGTATCGGTAATGAAAAGATGAAACAGCAGCTTAAAGAGCTCTATCAAGAAGTGAACCAAGCTTCTTCTTTAACTCCACAAGAGCAAATTTCCATCTATCGAAGTGCTCTTACTTCATTAGATCAACTCGTTTCAGAGCTCAATCAAGAACAACAGAATGTATGCCTGCTTCAATTAAGAAGTGTACGGAACTATAAAACTCAGTTGGAAGATTATGCTAGCGTGCTTTCTCTATTAGAAAAAAATGAAGCGCAGTTTGAAAAATCTAGACAAAATGTTGCAAATGTCACTTGGTATTTTAATAATCAAGAGTTATCCACTCGGATGCTAGAAAAACAAGATCCTGAGGTTTATGCCCATTGGTTCTCTCAAGCTAAACAAGAATGGGATAACTTTGGAGTGAATAAAGGAGCTGTATTTAAGGCTCCAGATCAGCCACGTAATCTTGTATTGGAAAAGACCTTTAAAAGCGAAGAGCCCTCTCCTAATTACTTTAGCTATATTTTGACGATCTTGCCAGTAGTGCTTGTTGTTGCTGTATTGTATTTTATCTTTTCTCGTCAGATGAAAGGAGTAGGGACAAATGCAATGAATTTTGGGAAGTCTCCCGCTCGTCTTTTAACTAAAGATAAAAATAAATTTACTTTCAAAGATGTAGCTGGTTGTGAAGAGGCTAAAGAAGAATTACAAGAGATTGTTGATTTTTTAAAAGAACCTGGCAAATTTACCGCTTTAGGAGCCCGCATTCCTAAAGGTGTTTTAATGGTAGGTGCTCCTGGAACAGGAAAAACTTTAATAGCCAAGGCTGTTGCTGGAGAAGCCGATCGTCCTTTTTTCTTTATCTCAGGTTCTGATTTTGTAGAAATGTTTGTCGGTGTGGGTGCAAGCCGAATTCGAGATCTCTTTGATCAAGCTAAAAAGAGTGCTCCTTGTATCATTTTTATCGATGAGATTGATGCTGTGGGACGCCATCGCGGCTCTGGAATTGGGGGAGGACATGATGAAAGAGAACAAACGCTCAATCAACTTCTTGTCGAAATGGATGGATTTGATACGAATGAAGGGGTCATTTTAATTGCTGCAACCAATCGCCCTGATGTACTAGATAAAGCGCTATTGCGCCCTGGTCGATTTGACCGAAGAATTGTGATCGATCTTTCCGATATTAAAGGTAGGTATGAAATTTTAAAGGTACATGCTCGTAAAATTAAACTGGATCCTACCGTGGATCTCATGAATATTGCTCGTAATACACCGGGCTCATCAGGTGCTGATCTAGCAAACATCCTGAATGAAGCAGCTTTGTTGTCAGCTCGTAAAGGTCGTTACGCAGTAACAGCAGCTGATGCTGCAGAAGCTTGTGATAAGGTGCGTTATGGCAAAGAGCGCAGAAGTTTGGAAATCTCTCAAAATGAAAAGAAAACCACAGCTTATCATGAAGCAGGGCATACCGCAGTTGCTCTTTTTGTCAAACACTCAGATCCTGTAGACAAAGTTACCATTATTCCTAGAGGGCTGTCTCTTGGTGCTACGCATTTTATGCCCAAGAAGAATAAATTAAGCTATTGGAAAAAAGAACTCCTGGATGAGCTTGCTGTACTTATGGGAGGGCGTATTGCAGAAGAGATTTTTATTGGAGATATCTCAAGTGGTGCGCAAATGGATATTTCACAAGCTACAAGACTTGCTCGTCGTATGGTGTGTGCATGGGGAATGAATGAAAAATTAGGTACTGTTGCCTATGACAAAGGATCCGATAATGGGCAATATATAGGAGTATCTAACTACCATGAAAAAAGCTATTCTGAAGCAACAGCGGAAGCTATTGATGAAGAGGTAAAAAAGATTCTTCATGAAGCAAATGAAAAGGCAACACAGATTATTTCAGAGAAGAAGGACGGCCTGCAAAGGCTTGCAGAAGCTTTAGTGGAATATGAAACCGTAAACGGTGAAGAAGCCCGCGCTCTCATCGATGGAACTTTTGACATCGAGAAAAAGAAACAAAGTTTAGAAGAAGAAAAGCTGCAGAAAAAAGTACCTCCGCCACCACAAATATCATCTGATCGGACCTTCCCGATTAGTGATAGTCCTTCTTCTCAGCAGATTTAA
- a CDS encoding IS110 family transposase, whose protein sequence is MLKSYGIRLGSVGSKRFSSVVVKQIEKQEKSIVLSITSLLNTFDKVVEEVEKLDKEMLKLVSQDKEVQRLMTIPGVGPVTALTYKTEIFDPTRFNDSKSVGAYLGMTPKQYASGEVQRQGRISKCGSSELRSLLVEAGIVMLTRSKKWSKLKAWGLKIMRKKGMKKAALAVGRKLSVIMHKMLIEQKEFIYGEPKAA, encoded by the coding sequence TTGCTTAAAAGTTACGGAATACGATTGGGATCTGTGGGATCCAAAAGATTTTCGTCTGTGGTTGTAAAGCAGATAGAAAAACAGGAAAAAAGTATTGTTCTGAGCATAACCTCTCTATTAAATACCTTTGATAAGGTAGTTGAGGAAGTAGAAAAACTGGATAAAGAAATGCTTAAGCTGGTCAGTCAAGATAAAGAAGTACAACGGCTTATGACAATCCCTGGCGTAGGACCTGTAACAGCATTAACCTATAAAACAGAAATTTTTGATCCCACTCGTTTTAACGATTCTAAATCAGTAGGAGCCTATCTTGGTATGACGCCTAAACAGTATGCCTCCGGAGAGGTGCAAAGACAGGGAAGAATTTCAAAATGTGGATCCAGTGAACTTAGATCTCTATTAGTTGAAGCCGGAATAGTAATGCTGACACGAAGTAAGAAATGGAGCAAGCTAAAAGCTTGGGGATTAAAAATCATGAGAAAAAAAGGAATGAAGAAAGCCGCCTTAGCAGTAGGTAGAAAGTTATCCGTAATTATGCACAAGATGCTGATTGAACAAAAAGAATTTATTTACGGTGAGCCAAAGGCAGCTTAA
- a CDS encoding IS110 family transposase codes for MKRTFICVLNEQGKIVHEGSEKTDPDLLADDFSKRDFQEIVVGFESGCLSHYLVTGFRKRAIDPLCMDARKLSTILALKINKTDKNDARGIAEALRSGMYTRVHCKPQDSVEKSILLVSRRALIKQQTQKYCKGLA; via the coding sequence ATGAAAAGAACTTTTATCTGTGTATTAAATGAACAAGGTAAGATTGTCCATGAAGGTTCAGAAAAAACAGATCCTGATTTACTAGCAGATGATTTTTCCAAAAGAGATTTTCAAGAAATCGTTGTTGGCTTTGAAAGTGGATGTTTATCTCATTACCTAGTCACAGGATTTAGAAAAAGAGCTATAGATCCCCTATGTATGGATGCAAGGAAGCTGAGTACGATTCTTGCTTTGAAAATAAATAAGACAGACAAAAATGATGCACGAGGAATCGCAGAAGCCCTTCGATCAGGTATGTATACACGAGTACACTGTAAGCCCCAAGATTCAGTAGAAAAAAGCATTTTGTTAGTTTCCAGAAGAGCGCTAATTAAACAGCAAACGCAGAAATACTGTAAGGGGCTTGCTTAA
- a CDS encoding aldo/keto reductase gives MDKKEKVPLIGLGTWELSGKSCVSAIKMALELGYRHIDTALIYENHRDVAKAIRGFNRQELFITSKFFLNQKSAEESCDLALQELNLDYLDLFLIHWPDREKPMVKVLKEMEKLKKQGRIHHIGVSNFTRHHLQDAIDKGIQIDYNQVEFHPYLYQKELCQFCQNHQIGLIAYRPLGKGELVQEEIFKKIGDKYRKTPAQIILKWLIQKEIAVVVKGSSKKHLQENFHVFDFFLHPEDMKQINELNRNQRFCKTDYSDFNY, from the coding sequence ATGGATAAAAAAGAAAAAGTTCCTTTAATTGGTTTAGGCACATGGGAATTATCGGGTAAATCTTGTGTTTCTGCGATAAAAATGGCTTTAGAATTAGGCTATCGTCATATTGATACAGCGCTGATTTATGAAAATCATCGAGATGTTGCAAAAGCAATTCGGGGATTTAATCGACAAGAATTATTCATTACCTCTAAATTTTTTCTAAATCAAAAGAGCGCTGAAGAAAGCTGTGATCTAGCTTTACAAGAATTAAATTTGGACTATCTTGATTTATTTCTAATTCATTGGCCTGATCGAGAAAAGCCGATGGTGAAAGTTCTAAAAGAGATGGAAAAATTAAAAAAACAGGGTAGGATTCATCATATTGGGGTGAGTAATTTTACGAGACATCATCTGCAAGATGCGATAGATAAGGGCATTCAGATTGATTACAACCAAGTGGAGTTTCATCCTTATCTTTATCAAAAGGAGCTGTGCCAGTTTTGTCAAAATCACCAGATCGGCTTAATTGCTTATCGTCCTTTGGGTAAAGGAGAGCTTGTTCAGGAGGAAATATTTAAAAAGATAGGGGATAAGTATCGAAAAACACCTGCACAAATCATCTTGAAATGGCTGATTCAAAAGGAAATAGCAGTGGTGGTTAAAGGTTCTTCTAAGAAACACTTACAAGAAAACTTTCATGTGTTTGATTTCTTTTTACACCCTGAAGATATGAAACAGATTAACGAATTAAACCGGAATCAACGGTTTTGTAAAACCGATTATTCCGATTTTAATTATTAA
- the pnp gene encoding polyribonucleotide nucleotidyltransferase, with the protein MQFDHQEITVSIEEGKTITFETGIVARQANGAVILTCGETLLLSTACQGNIPSAETDFLPLRIDYQEKFSSSGKTLGGFIKREGRPTGKETLVCRLIDRPLRPMFEKGYFNEVQVLSYVLSYDGINAPEPLAICAASAALVISDIPLIKPIGAVRVGMIGGKFIINPTVEEQKSSKLDLILAGTEEAILMIEGYADFLAEEQILVAIEKGHAAIRMICQTLSKWQTQIGKPKNPGELKLLSTDLIDDMREKISVHLNTALRIKEKLDRESAIKALFTEMLTQYTDRDLVYTELEIKSAFKKLQAELLRKMILNENIRADGRRSDQVRSIDIKPSFLPRTHGSALFTRGETQSLSVCTLGGENMAQRSENLDGEVSDRFYLQYFFPPFSVGEVGRLGAPGRREIGHGKLAERSLAKTIPSIDVFPYVIRLESNITESNGSSSMASVCGGCLALMDAGVPIKRPIAGIAMGLILEDTRFAILSDILGLEDALGDMDFKIAGDMEGITAFQLDIKVEGITIEVMQAALAQAKQGRLHILHKMLETCPKSKENLSSYAPRIETVMIKPSKIGTLIGPAGKQIRAIIEETGAQIDIDDSGRVSIASTNSESMNRAKEMIHNLTTDVEIGKTYKGKVVSIVNFGAFVEIYGRECLCHISELSYSRVQNVEEVLKLGDIIEVKVLDINDRGQVKISHKATLPTSQKDVAHRDCRRGCGG; encoded by the coding sequence ATGCAATTTGACCATCAGGAAATAACTGTATCTATTGAAGAAGGAAAAACCATAACTTTTGAAACAGGCATAGTGGCTCGTCAAGCAAACGGCGCCGTTATTTTAACTTGCGGAGAAACCCTTTTATTAAGCACCGCTTGCCAAGGAAATATACCTTCTGCAGAAACAGATTTTCTTCCTTTACGCATAGATTATCAGGAAAAATTCTCTTCTTCAGGAAAAACTTTAGGTGGTTTTATTAAACGCGAAGGACGTCCTACGGGAAAAGAAACCCTCGTTTGTCGATTAATCGATAGACCTCTAAGGCCCATGTTTGAAAAAGGATACTTTAATGAAGTCCAGGTCCTCTCTTATGTTTTATCCTATGATGGAATAAATGCGCCCGAGCCTTTAGCTATTTGTGCGGCTTCAGCAGCACTTGTCATTTCCGATATTCCTTTAATTAAACCTATTGGAGCTGTACGCGTTGGAATGATTGGAGGGAAATTTATCATCAATCCAACTGTGGAAGAACAGAAATCCTCTAAATTAGATCTCATATTAGCTGGAACAGAAGAAGCTATTTTAATGATTGAAGGATACGCTGATTTTCTTGCAGAAGAGCAGATTTTAGTAGCTATAGAAAAAGGTCATGCTGCCATTAGAATGATTTGCCAAACTCTAAGTAAATGGCAAACACAGATCGGCAAGCCCAAAAACCCTGGAGAGTTAAAACTCTTATCTACAGATTTGATCGATGACATGCGTGAGAAAATAAGCGTTCATCTAAATACTGCACTAAGGATCAAAGAAAAATTGGATAGAGAGTCCGCTATTAAAGCGCTATTTACAGAAATGCTCACTCAATATACTGATAGAGATCTTGTATACACAGAATTGGAGATTAAAAGCGCATTTAAAAAACTTCAAGCCGAACTTCTACGTAAAATGATTTTAAATGAAAACATACGCGCTGATGGCCGAAGATCAGATCAAGTTCGCTCTATTGATATTAAGCCTTCTTTTTTACCCCGTACACACGGCAGCGCTTTATTTACAAGAGGAGAAACTCAATCTTTATCTGTTTGTACACTTGGTGGAGAAAATATGGCGCAACGCTCTGAAAATTTAGATGGAGAGGTTTCAGATCGCTTTTATTTACAATACTTCTTTCCTCCTTTTTCAGTCGGTGAAGTAGGACGCTTGGGAGCCCCTGGAAGACGAGAAATTGGTCATGGCAAATTAGCAGAGCGCTCATTAGCAAAGACCATTCCTTCCATAGATGTATTTCCCTATGTTATTCGCTTAGAATCAAACATCACAGAATCTAATGGATCTTCCTCCATGGCATCTGTTTGTGGGGGTTGCCTAGCCTTAATGGATGCAGGCGTACCGATTAAAAGACCTATAGCAGGAATTGCTATGGGATTAATTTTAGAAGATACAAGATTTGCTATTCTCTCCGATATTCTTGGATTAGAAGATGCTTTAGGCGATATGGATTTTAAAATTGCAGGAGATATGGAAGGAATAACCGCTTTCCAACTCGATATTAAAGTAGAAGGGATTACCATCGAGGTTATGCAAGCAGCATTAGCTCAAGCTAAGCAAGGAAGACTTCACATTCTACACAAAATGCTTGAAACATGTCCTAAATCTAAAGAAAATCTTTCCTCCTATGCTCCTCGTATTGAAACCGTTATGATTAAACCTTCAAAAATTGGAACATTAATTGGACCAGCAGGTAAGCAAATTCGCGCCATTATTGAAGAAACCGGTGCGCAAATCGATATCGATGATAGTGGTCGTGTTAGCATTGCATCCACCAATAGCGAATCGATGAACAGAGCAAAAGAGATGATTCACAACCTAACAACTGATGTAGAGATTGGAAAAACTTATAAAGGGAAAGTGGTATCCATTGTTAATTTTGGTGCTTTTGTAGAAATCTATGGCAGAGAATGCCTCTGTCATATCTCTGAGCTCTCTTATAGCAGGGTTCAAAATGTAGAAGAAGTACTAAAACTAGGCGATATCATTGAAGTTAAAGTCTTAGATATTAACGATCGTGGCCAAGTTAAGATCAGTCATAAAGCAACTCTTCCAACCTCTCAAAAAGATGTAGCACATAGAGACTGCAGAAGAGGCTGCGGAGGCTAA